One genomic region from Reichenbachiella ulvae encodes:
- a CDS encoding transporter substrate-binding domain-containing protein — MKTLKIYLLIAVLLGVSSSLVAQEKLSKIVKSGELKIGITGTQPPFSMKDKNDQLIGFDVDLANLLATSMDLKLTLVEMPFGELLPSLSKGKVDLVISGMTITPSRNVKTAFVGPYLISGKSILTKSQVLSNATNPQDINSDIKVVTLKGSTSQKFAEKYLTQVQLELVENFDIAIEKIRNNEADVMIADYPTCAYAMLKFPNEDMVILDRPMTIEPIGIALPNDDALFVNLVDNYIESLERSGILEIMEEKWFENPYWLMQLK, encoded by the coding sequence ATGAAAACCCTAAAAATATATCTGCTAATTGCTGTTCTGCTGGGTGTTTCGAGCAGTCTGGTAGCCCAGGAAAAACTGAGCAAAATCGTAAAAAGTGGAGAGTTGAAAATAGGAATAACAGGAACTCAACCACCATTTTCGATGAAAGATAAAAATGATCAGTTGATTGGATTCGATGTAGATCTGGCTAACCTATTGGCTACTTCTATGGATTTGAAACTGACCTTAGTAGAGATGCCATTTGGTGAGCTGCTACCAAGTTTGTCTAAAGGAAAGGTAGACTTGGTGATTTCAGGAATGACCATCACGCCAAGTAGAAATGTAAAAACGGCTTTTGTTGGGCCCTATTTGATCTCGGGTAAGTCGATCTTGACGAAATCTCAGGTCTTGTCCAACGCGACCAATCCACAGGATATCAATTCAGACATCAAAGTGGTGACCCTGAAAGGTTCAACAAGCCAAAAATTTGCAGAAAAGTATCTGACGCAGGTGCAATTAGAGTTGGTGGAGAATTTTGATATCGCCATCGAGAAGATAAGAAATAATGAAGCAGATGTGATGATCGCAGATTACCCTACATGTGCCTATGCCATGCTCAAATTTCCCAATGAAGACATGGTGATTTTGGATCGCCCCATGACAATAGAGCCAATAGGCATTGCTTTACCTAATGATGATGCCCTTTTTGTGAATCTTGTAGATAACTACATCGAATCCCTGGAGCGCTCGGGTATTTTGGAAATCATGGAAGAAAAATGGTTTGAAAACCCCTATTGGTTGATGCAATTGAAATAA
- a CDS encoding diacylglycerol/lipid kinase family protein — translation MRKKILFIANPISGNAAQLDLEGLIQEVLDQDKFEWQLYYTTERGDATVRAHKATEENLDWVIAVGGDGTINEVAQGLIHSEVPMGILPRGSGNGLAYHIGWASDIRKSLDMLNHATIESMDTALFNGNLFLNVAGVGFDAHIAHVFDTHGKRGFFSYLFLTVREFLGFDSQRVELVLDGKVLNRSAFLLSIANGSQYGNNAYIAPDADSSDGFLEVVIVKSMKGWNALTFAFKLFTKRLKNGHGVEIKRANKIEINTTFTCGHLDGEPIGLLEENRVEILPRSLKILVPKK, via the coding sequence GTGAGAAAAAAGATACTTTTCATCGCGAACCCTATCTCTGGGAACGCTGCTCAGTTGGATTTAGAGGGTCTGATTCAGGAAGTGTTGGATCAGGATAAGTTTGAATGGCAGCTGTACTATACCACCGAAAGGGGAGATGCAACGGTGCGTGCTCACAAGGCTACAGAAGAAAACCTAGACTGGGTGATAGCTGTAGGTGGCGATGGCACTATCAATGAGGTAGCTCAAGGCTTGATTCATTCGGAAGTCCCTATGGGAATACTCCCCAGGGGCTCTGGCAATGGGTTGGCCTATCACATAGGTTGGGCATCTGATATTAGGAAGTCACTGGATATGCTGAATCATGCCACTATAGAAAGTATGGATACGGCACTATTCAATGGTAACTTGTTCTTGAATGTGGCAGGTGTGGGGTTTGATGCACATATTGCCCATGTGTTTGATACGCATGGCAAGAGAGGCTTTTTCTCCTACTTGTTTTTAACTGTCAGAGAATTTTTGGGTTTTGATTCACAAAGAGTTGAATTGGTATTGGATGGAAAGGTACTCAATCGATCAGCATTCCTATTGAGCATCGCTAATGGCAGTCAGTATGGCAACAATGCTTACATTGCTCCAGATGCGGATAGCAGTGATGGTTTTTTAGAAGTAGTCATTGTTAAATCCATGAAAGGATGGAATGCTTTGACTTTTGCATTCAAGCTTTTTACCAAAAGATTAAAGAATGGACATGGGGTCGAGATCAAACGCGCCAATAAGATTGAAATCAACACGACCTTTACTTGTGGGCATTTGGATGGAGAGCCGATTGGTTTGTTGGAGGAAAATCGCGTAGAAATTTTACCTCGATCATTGAAGATCCTCGTACCAAAAAAATGA
- a CDS encoding YqaA family protein, protein MKIRNSKYRYLVSNLIKGLVWLLLIVVVFWIAKSYFEDWYNQFMEEIADKPILVFSTFTLSEVLFGIIPPELFMIWSLHQGGAAHYVLYTLILSLISYAAGVIGFYFGRSFSNFKVYRKIKERMSVQLERNVRRFGGFMIFIAAVTPIPFSAICMITGAVGYKTSNFLLIGLSRLARFAIYAYVIWQVDKI, encoded by the coding sequence GTGAAGATTAGAAATAGCAAATATCGCTATCTGGTATCCAATCTGATCAAAGGGCTGGTTTGGCTCCTATTGATTGTAGTGGTATTTTGGATAGCCAAGTCGTATTTCGAGGATTGGTACAACCAGTTCATGGAAGAGATTGCGGATAAGCCTATTTTGGTTTTTAGCACTTTCACTTTGTCCGAAGTACTGTTTGGAATTATTCCTCCGGAGTTATTCATGATATGGTCATTGCATCAGGGAGGAGCTGCTCATTATGTGTTATATACTTTGATATTGTCTTTGATATCCTACGCAGCAGGCGTGATTGGTTTTTACTTTGGTCGCAGCTTCAGCAATTTTAAGGTCTATCGAAAAATTAAAGAGCGTATGAGTGTGCAGCTTGAACGCAATGTTCGGCGTTTTGGAGGATTTATGATTTTCATAGCTGCAGTGACTCCCATTCCCTTTTCTGCCATATGTATGATTACCGGAGCGGTAGGCTACAAAACTTCAAATTTTCTACTAATCGGATTGAGTCGCCTGGCACGTTTTGCTATCTATGCTTATGTGATCTGGCAAGTCGACAAGATCTAA
- the typA gene encoding translational GTPase TypA, translating into MTEIRNVAIIAHVDHGKTTLVDKIIYAAQANDAKRSQDNNELILDSNDLERERGITILSKNVSVNYKGVKINIIDTPGHADFGGEVERVLSMADGVILLVDAFEGAMPQTRFVLSKALGLGLTPVVVVNKVDKENCRPDEVHEEVFDLMFNLEATEEQLDFTTLYGSSKNGWMSTDWKVETDSVNPLLDTIIDVIPAPEQNEGVLRMKITSLDFSSFTGRIAIGRIHQGSISVGQSLGLTKADGSVKRVRVKELHIFEGLGKRSVETVGCGDICAVTGIEDFEIGDTITDFDNPEPLERVGVDEPTMNMLFTINNSPFFGKEGKFVTSRHLRDRLMKETEKNLALRVQETDTEDKFLVYGRGVLHLSVLIETMRREGYELQVGQPQVIFKEIDGVKCEPIEHLVIDVPEETSGKAIELVTKRKGELTVMEPKGDVQHLEFNIPARGLIGLRNQVLTATAGEAVMTHRFESYEPYKGDIAGRQNGSLVSMETGPGTAYSIDKLQDRGIFFVDPGEDLYIGQVIGEHSRANDLAINIQKGKKLTNMRTSGSDNNAKIIPAKKFSLEEALEYINEDEYVEVTPVSLRMRKIDFKP; encoded by the coding sequence ATGACAGAAATCAGAAACGTAGCAATTATTGCTCACGTTGACCATGGCAAAACTACATTGGTTGACAAAATCATTTATGCGGCTCAGGCCAATGACGCTAAAAGGTCACAAGACAACAATGAGTTGATCTTGGACTCAAATGATCTTGAAAGAGAAAGAGGGATTACCATTCTTTCGAAAAACGTATCCGTTAACTACAAAGGAGTAAAAATCAACATCATTGATACTCCTGGTCACGCCGACTTTGGGGGTGAAGTAGAGCGTGTATTGAGTATGGCTGATGGGGTGATCCTTTTGGTAGATGCATTCGAAGGTGCCATGCCACAGACTCGATTTGTATTGAGCAAGGCGCTTGGATTGGGATTGACGCCAGTAGTGGTGGTCAACAAAGTAGATAAAGAAAACTGTAGACCTGACGAGGTACATGAGGAAGTATTTGACCTTATGTTCAACCTGGAAGCTACTGAAGAGCAATTAGATTTTACTACGCTATATGGTTCGTCTAAAAATGGATGGATGAGTACCGACTGGAAAGTTGAGACGGACAGCGTAAATCCATTGTTGGATACTATCATCGACGTAATCCCTGCTCCTGAGCAGAATGAAGGAGTACTAAGAATGAAAATTACTTCTTTGGACTTCTCTTCATTTACAGGTCGTATCGCGATTGGCAGAATTCACCAGGGATCAATTTCTGTTGGGCAAAGCTTGGGCTTAACCAAAGCAGATGGTTCTGTAAAGAGAGTAAGAGTTAAAGAACTGCATATATTCGAAGGTCTGGGCAAGAGAAGTGTAGAGACTGTCGGATGCGGTGACATCTGTGCTGTGACTGGTATAGAAGATTTCGAAATCGGCGATACCATCACTGATTTTGATAATCCAGAACCACTAGAGAGAGTGGGAGTGGATGAGCCTACCATGAACATGCTTTTCACGATCAACAACTCTCCTTTCTTCGGTAAGGAAGGGAAATTCGTGACCTCAAGACACTTGAGAGATCGTTTGATGAAAGAGACTGAAAAGAACCTTGCCCTACGTGTACAGGAAACCGATACGGAGGATAAATTCCTGGTTTATGGTCGTGGTGTACTTCACTTGTCTGTATTGATCGAGACGATGAGAAGAGAGGGGTATGAATTGCAAGTAGGTCAGCCTCAGGTAATCTTCAAGGAGATTGATGGAGTGAAATGCGAGCCAATCGAGCACCTGGTGATCGATGTGCCAGAAGAAACTTCAGGTAAAGCCATCGAGTTGGTGACTAAGAGAAAAGGCGAGTTGACTGTAATGGAGCCAAAAGGCGATGTTCAGCACCTGGAATTCAATATTCCTGCGAGAGGATTGATCGGATTGAGAAATCAGGTTTTGACGGCAACAGCTGGAGAGGCAGTAATGACTCACCGTTTCGAATCTTACGAGCCATACAAAGGTGATATTGCTGGTAGACAAAATGGATCTTTGGTATCTATGGAGACTGGACCGGGTACTGCTTATTCGATTGATAAACTTCAGGACAGAGGGATTTTCTTCGTGGATCCGGGAGAGGATCTTTATATAGGTCAGGTGATCGGAGAGCACTCTAGAGCCAATGACCTGGCCATCAATATTCAGAAAGGTAAGAAGTTGACCAACATGAGAACCTCTGGATCAGATAACAATGCCAAGATTATTCCAGCTAAAAAATTCTCTTTAGAGGAAGCATTGGAATACATCAATGAGGATGAATATGTAGAGGTAACTCCGGTTTCTCTTCGTATGAGAAAGATAGATTTCAAGCCTTAA